From Myotis daubentonii chromosome 20, mMyoDau2.1, whole genome shotgun sequence, the proteins below share one genomic window:
- the MYBPH gene encoding myosin-binding protein H, with amino-acid sequence MTATSQAPDYGPEEPASEVPTVPTEPSGEGAALKASGQEQPPAATAEAPAPAASQAPDHGPAEPASEVPTEPTVPTVPTEPSGEGAASETTGEEQAPTATPEAPAPEATTPAPRSEDVPSVPLQLTIEDVSDCSVTVSWEPPERLGSQGLQGYLLELRKEGASEWVPVNARPMMVTQQTVRKLAPGDKFFLRVAAVSPAGAGPPATLDQPIHIREIIEAPKIRVPRHLRQTYIRQVGEMVNLQIPFQGNPKPQVSWTHNGQALDSKRVSVRTGDQDSILFIRSAQRSDSGCYELTVRLETLEARAAINILVIEKPNPPSSIRLVDVWGCNVALEWTPPQDTGNTELLGYTVQKADKKTEQWFTVLERYHPTTCTISDLIVGNSYSFRVFSENLCGLSDSPAITKELAHIRKIDIVAKLKGFVERDFSEAPSFTQPLADHTTTSGYSTQLSCSVRASPKPKIIWMKNNMNIQGDPKYRTFSEQGVYTLEIRKPSPFDSGVYTCKAVNMLGEASVDCRLEVKALATH; translated from the exons ATGACAGCGACCTCGCAGGCCCCTGACTATGGTCCGGAGGAGCCCGCCTCCGAGGTGCCCACGGTGCCCACAGAGCCCTCAGGAGAAGGGGCAGCATTGAAGGCCTCAGGGCAGGAGCAGCCTCCCGCAGCAACCGCTGAAGCTCCTGCCCCCGCAGCCTCGCAGGCCCCTGACCATGGTCCAGCGGAGCCAGCCTCAGAGGTGCCCACAGAGCCCACGGTGCCCACGGTGCCCACGGAGCCCTCAGGAGAAGGGGCAGCATCGGAGACCACGGGGGAGGAGCAGGCTCCCACGGCAACCCCTGAGGCACCTGCCCCTGAAGCCACTACACCTGCACCTCGAAGTGAAG ACGTGCCCAGTGTCCCGCTGCAGCTGACCATCGAGGACGTGAGCGACTGCTCGGTGACCGTGAGCTGGGAGCCTCCGGAGAGGCTGGGGAGTCAGGGCCTCCAGGGCTACCTGCTGGAGCTCCGCAAGGAGGGAG cctcGGAGTGGGTGCCCGTGAACGCCCGGCCCATGATGGTTACCCAGCAGACCGTGCGGAAACTGGCCCCGGGGGACAAGTTCTTCTTGCGCGTGGCTGCTGTGAGCCCTGCGGGAGCCGGCCCCCCCGCGACGCTGGACCAGCCCATCCACATCCGGGAGATTATCG AGGCACCCAAGATCCGTGTGCCCCGCCACCTGCGTCAGACCTACATCCGCCAGGTGGGAGAGATGGTCAACCTGCAGATTCCCTTCCAG GGGAATCCCAAGCCTCAAGTCTCGTGGACCCACAACGGCCAAGCTTTGGACAGCAAGAGAGTGAGCGTGCGCACCGGGGACCAGGACTCCATCCTCTTCATCCGCTCGGCCCAGCGCTCAGACTCAGGCTGCTATGAGCTCACTGTGCGGCTGGAGACCCTGGAGGCCCGGGCAGCCATCAACATCCTGGTCATTG AGAAGCCCAACCCGCCCAGCAGCATCCGGCTAGTGGACGTCTGGGGCTGCAATGTGGCCCTCGAGTGGACGCCGCCCCAGGACACCGGCAACACTGAGCTTCTGGGCTACACGGTGCAGAAGGCTGACAAGAAGACAGAG CAATGGTTCACCGTGCTGGAGCGCTACCATCCGACCACCTGCACTATCTCCGACCTCATCGTGGGCAACTCGTACTCCTTCCGGGTCTTTTCGGAAAACCTATGTGGACTCAGTGACTCGCCCGCCATCACCAAGGAGCTGGCCCACATCCGGAAGATAG ATATTGTTGCCAAACTTAAAGGGTTTGTTGAGAGAGACTTCTCAGAAGCCCCTTccttcacccagcccctggcTGACCACACCACCACCTCCGGCTACAGCACCCAGCTCTCCTGCAGCGTGCGAGCGTCACCCAAG CCCAAGATCATCTGGATGAAGAACAACATGAACATCCAGGGGGACCCCAAATACCGCACCTTCTCTGAGCAAGGCGTCTACACCCTGGAGATCCGGAAACCCAGCCCCTTTGATTCCGGGGTCTACACCTGCAAGGCCGTCAACATGCTGGGGGAGGCGTCTGTGGACTGCCGGCTGGAGGTCAAAG CCTTAGCCACACACTGA
- the CHI3L1 gene encoding chitinase-3-like protein 1, giving the protein MPLSTAARTGLRVAQTGFVVLLVVQSCAAYQLVCYFTSWSQYREGDGSCFPDSIDPFLCTHVIYSFANISNNEIDTWEWNDVSLYHTLNTLKTRNPKLKTLLSVGGWKFGSERFSKTASNTQSRRTFIKSVPPFLRTHGFDGLDLAWLYPGRKDKEHFTSLVKEMKAEFVKEAPKEKQPLLLTAAVSAGKVALDGGYDMSQLAQHLDFINLMTYDFYGAWSKSAGHHSALFRGKEVISSDRYNNAAYAVGYALRLGAPAKKLLMGIPTFGKSFTLSSSKSGVAAPISGPGLPGKFTKEGGILAYYEICDFLRHGATVHRLPDQRVPYATKGNQWVGYDDQESVKNKVQYLKNQGLAGAMVWALDLDDFRGTFCGQNLHFPLTSAIKEALAAA; this is encoded by the exons ATGCCCCTCTCCACTGCGGCCAGGACGGGTCTGAGGGTGGCTCAGACAG GCTTTGTGGTCCTGCTGGTGGTGCAGAGCT GTGCCGCCTACCAGCTGGTCTGCTACTTCACCAGCTGGTCCCAGTACCGAGAGGGGGACGGGAGCTGCTTCCCAGACTCCATAGACCCCTTCCTCTGCACCCACGTCATCTACAGCTTCGCCAACATCAGCAACAACGAGATCGACACCTGGGAGTGGAACGATGTGTCTCTATACCACACGCTGAACACACTCAAGACCAG gaACCCCAAACTGAAGACCCTCTTGTCTGTGGGAGGATGGAAATTCGGTTCTGAAAG ATTTTCCAAAACAGCCTCCAACACCCAGAGTCGCAGGACTTTCATCAAGTCGGTGCCACCGTTCCTTCGGACCCATGGCTTCGACGGGCTGGACCTGGCCTGGCTCTACCCTGGACGAAAGGACAAGGAGCATTTCACCTCTCTGGTCAAG GAAATGAAGGCTGAGTTTGTAAAGGAAGCCCCGAAGGAAAAGCAGCCGCTGCTCCTGACCGCCGCGGTGTCCGCCGGGAAGGTGGCCCTGGACGGAGGCTACGACATGTCCCAGCTGGCCCA ACACCTGGACTTCATCAACCTCATGACCTACGACTTCTATGGAGCCTGGAGCAAGAGCGCGGGACACCACAGCGCCCTGTTCCGAGGCAAGGAGGTCATCAGTTCTGACAGATACAACAACGCT gcctacGCCGTGGGCTACGCGCTCAGGCTGGGGGCCCCGGCCAAGAAGCTGCTCATGGGCATCCCCACCTTCGGGAAGAGCTTCACGCTGTCCTCTTCGAAGAGCGGAGTGGCAGCCCCCATCTCGGGGCCCGGGCTGCCCGGCAAGTTCACCAAGGAAGGAGGGATCCTCGCTTACTATGAG ATCTGTGACTTCCTTCGTCATGGAGCGACTGTGCATCGACTCCCTGACCAGCGGGTCCCCTATGCCACCAAGGGCAACCAGTGGGTGGGGTACGATGACCAGGAGAGCGTCAAAAACAAG GTGCAGTACCTGAAGAACCAGGGGCTGGCAGGAGCCATGGTGTGGGCCCTGGACCTGGACGACTTCCGGGGAACCTTCTGCGGCCAGAATCTTCACTTCCCCCTCACCAGCGCCATCAAGGAAGCCCTGGCTGCCGCTTAG
- the ADORA1 gene encoding adenosine receptor A1 isoform X2: MISIINQERYKTVVTPRRAAVAIAGCWILSLVVGLTPMFGWNNLGAVQRAWAANGSAGEPVIKCEFEKVISMEYMVYFNFFVWVLPPLLLMALVYLEVFYLIRRQLSKKVSASSGDPHKYYGKELKIAKSLALILLLFALSWLPLHILNCITLFCPSCHKPSLLTYIAIFLTHGNSAMNPIVYAFRIQKFRVTFLKIWNDHFRCQPAPPVDEGPPEERPDD; encoded by the exons ATGATTTCTATCATCAACCAAGAGAG gTACAAGACGGTGGTGACGCCCCGCAGGGCCGCGGTGGCCATCGCCGGCTGCTGGATCCTCTCCCTCGTGGTGGGCCTGACGCCCATGTTTGGCTGGAACAACCTGGGTGCGGTGCAGCGGGCCTGGGCGGCCAACGGCAGCGCCGGGGAGCCCGTGATCAAGTGCGAGTTCGAGAAGGTCATCAGCATGGAGTACATGGTCTACTTCAACTTCTTCGTCTGggtgctgccgccgctgctgctcaTGGCGCTCGTCTACCTGGAGGTGTTCTACCTGATCCGCCGGCAGCTCAGCAAGAAGGTGTCGGCCTCCTCGGGCGACCCGCACAAGTACTACGGGAAGGAGCTGAAGATCGCCAAGTCGCTGGCgctcatcctcctcctcttcgcGCTCAGCTGGCTGCCCCTGCACATCCTGAACTGCATCACCCTCTTCTGCCCGAGCTGCCACAAGCCCAGCCTCCTCACCTACATCGCCATCTTCCTCACGCACGGCAACTCCGCCATGAACCCCATCGTCTACGCCTTCCGCATCCAGAAGTTCCGGGTCACCTTCCTCAAGATTTGGAACGACCATTTCCGCTGCCAGCCCGCACCCCCCGTGGACGAGGGCCCCCCGGAAGAGAGGCCGGACGACTAG